The Planctomicrobium piriforme genome has a segment encoding these proteins:
- a CDS encoding RHS repeat-associated core domain-containing protein — protein MTTVSWIGGDGNYFHAKDIDGNFNWSNHSVPTADDDVILSSTARVDANGAVVPAKTLTLEAGVLQNATIGANTTVYGHSNGILENATLRGTIDLSVGYDSTLFFSNGLKLNNGTIKLGSSTGSPGALVAGFSPDPTHFQQAQSLNGTGQVITGSNQYNGIYLRNGAELTIGAGITISGQSAYLGSNYGPGQGTIHNHGTIRNSQPNGLYQLFGNWTNTGTITVSDPTATLWLNYQTRTADIGTILHTAGSVKVGGQIDNAGNTLLLDDERGVWLFTSGDFNEAPTGRLFGGVIRTSGSGQFLLKNYTFQGVTVPSGVTLYGAYESDPALPRSVLDGVTLNGTLDLQWRSLSMVYRNGLTLNGGTILLGSTSGSTASSLYGDYGNTQTLGGTGTIAFGGYIHNDGIGNNVVGVNTGGHVTLGPNLTLRGKSVTVGGTTRGFSSVNNSMINRARITGDVDYGAITLIGNLMNEGTVTLAADSTLNLNQTTTTAGLGMIDHQRGTVNFNGLLDNSDQLLLLDSKRGLWNFVTGIVTGGTIVTSGGGGIIFVQSTFKDLVIAAGVNVIASYSAGTLDNVTLAGTIDLTGVPSESRNLRFQNTLRLAGGVVKIGNASGSSFASFVAVGATAAVVGNGEILLGGNANNGFGSGDYFNTLTIGPGVLIHGQSGQIGNRTGTGVQTTLINQGTIQADVASGTLNIYGGFQNSGTVRATNGGTVYDQTQQSPNNVFGNFDYGTGTLTGGTWQVDDNSILRLLPIEIVTLAANVILDGPGARFYSDNATKEALAGLTTIAPAGSLTIRNGRNFTTSSALSNSGTLSVGAGSTLTVSGAYSQETASISTTVNGTLISTTNSVALKGGVLRGSGTVVGDVTNQATVAPGDPVGALSITGNYVQKGTGTLAIELNGTAAGTQYDRLQVSGQASLNGNYMVTLADGYGPVSGLTYLPITYGSRVGGFSSTSLPSYGGSPLLASQYEAAQNKLTALQSAPDLALVGVVMPQILIPGQAALINYSAQNAGTTPALGSWTDRFYLSTDQVLDADDLLIGSATHAGGLSVGASYASTAVLQLPQLGGNFYLLSRISADAPDTNRANNLSASANRFPLGIDTRSIIPGQQLVGSIATPVSIDRWTFTGTANQLTRFELLRQSSPGSVEFRLLGPNGEVVFDRTIVSSEVVTLPANGVYTLEARSSLGGTGIYKFRMAIPDQTVINLGQTYNGNFSTFAQYFKVNVTDAGPLLISFTDGTAGDVVQIFGKYGSLPEPRAFDVRNSTIGSNHQVLVPLAPPGTYYILVNGVKANPGSTFTLKVTSPALAVTASAPRAYGVGTGLATLVFNGVGFVSGTQAELVRQSNGAVIAAVNAWVDSSSKITSQFNLSSASVGTYNVRITLPDGTISTLPGAFQITATGGVLQTDLITPDVLGRHQPATLYVLYQNTGVAAMPAPLVVLRSGDPDDSDRPLLTLDKNLLGVGLWTSAIPKGFDHAVQILASGAIPGILQPGESARIPVYYAGLQQPWDFTDGEIEFAINTFDQQDSAPLDLSNVRPDWIPEDAWVGILANLQAQLGTTWGTYLQAVNQDAVYLSRFGQNVHDLHELYQFELNKAIGLSPLGSLATAVDASAPSAGLTLSFGRTFGNTITSRYHEGIFGRGWDADWQFSLEQLPDGTVIVHESSDSARSFQPDSRRAGAYFSQTGDAGVLKAVGGGFELTETSGLKTRYNSAGQLEYIQDINGNRITAGYAGSQLTSLTSSSGGALTIAYNAAGHVSQISDSAGHVTTYSYDPTNTLLLSVTSPAGTVNYTYSTGQGAPCEYALTSVTSPLGLVQHFEYDPQGRLTTAYLNNHLQQVTFNYDGLGKITTTDSTGAAGAVYFDAEGLLVRSDDAAGRFVLYEYNDARQLIKSTDDLGRSTTYTRCDCGRPKTITDVYGRTILTFALGGPNNAPTAFTDANGNVTRYGFDAAGNPTSTTYPDGTVERATYDADGNIETTVNRRGQLTSYEVNAAGQTTHEGWSSGYFQDFTYNARGLLATATDPAGTTTLTYDASDRLTRIDYPGSRWVTYAYNQDGRRTQIADSSGFATNYVYDAIGQLAEIRDAANALVVEYTYDNSGRLTREDKANGTFAVYGYDAAGRQTSVFNYNPGGAVNSKFVYTYDSAGRRSTQTTRDGVWTYTYDLSDQLTRAVFASSNPAKIPNQDLSYTYDALGNRLTTSANGVTTGYVGNNMNQYTSAGTTTYTYDADGNLRQENGPDGLKIYTYDEANRLVLVQEGGHVWQYEYDVLGNRSAVIYDGVRTDYLVDPTALGNVLGEYNAAGVRTVGYVQGFGLEAMSTSAGMRFYDFDATGSTAGISQANGSYARSYSYDPFGNSLYTSGTLANRFTFVGQAGVMDDGNGLYSMRARSYSPEQGRFTSQDPIGISGGLNLYAYVQNNPISLIDPVGLSPLTSKPLCEQIFVDLFDYMLISNSAVLGGLTGSIGFLAVWGATSAGIVYASADTLAAFSLGFFGATTSGAAACVGHFLINDPYRTEKFPRPLPNLDDLVRLRTVQGLDPNEKFGAAGYGPHAYLKGDATIPYRINFENLGPGSDPVPTTPASAPAQRVEVTDPLSPKLDWSTLQFTEFGFGDIVVQVPAGLQYYFTTVGMTYNDKFFNVEVELSFERTTGIVKVVFQSVDPATELPPEVLTGFLPPEDGTGIGKGHVLFSIQPLAGLPSGTELRNVAYISFDGQYVIPTNQINPQDPASGTDPAKEALNTIDSRPATSAVNSLPAKTSLTSFSVSWAGTDEAHGSGLAAYDIFVSDNGGAYVLWQDDVSTLSATFEGIEGHTYRFYSIASDNVGHLEAAPATPDAVTSVHANQAPILGGISGTGNYTENAAGTILAPLGTVMDVDSPDFNSGKLTITITANAQGTDVLSVRNVGVAAGQIGVNGMNVTYGGVVIGTYSGGTNKIGLSINLNANASPGAAQALLRAITFSCTSENPAPLPRTVRFLLNDGDGGISTPVTKTVNVTPVNDAPVVGGVSGSVHFDGSSPVLLASDATVSDVDSADVANGKMTIGLTVNAEGSDVLSIRNQGTGAGKIGVSGTNVTYGGVVIGTFNGGTNNVALVITFNASATPTAAQALLRNVRFGSSVSTRSAAPRTVRVLISDGDGGASTAVTKTVTVDPGNAPPVIGAFDAAITYNRNAAPVRLDTNATVTDADSADLSGGKLLVSITANKQSTDVLSILTFGAGQTQVTTSNTNVLVGGGIIGTFKGGTKNVALVVTLNSSATPAKIQLLLRAIAFSSTTENPSISPRTVSVTLSDGDGGTCSAVSKIIDVEAN, from the coding sequence TTGACGACCGTCTCGTGGATCGGCGGAGACGGTAATTATTTCCACGCAAAGGACATCGACGGGAATTTCAACTGGAGCAACCACTCGGTACCGACAGCCGATGACGACGTGATTTTGTCCAGCACTGCAAGAGTTGATGCCAACGGAGCTGTTGTTCCTGCAAAAACACTCACGCTCGAAGCAGGCGTCCTGCAGAATGCGACGATTGGTGCAAATACGACTGTCTACGGCCACTCAAACGGAATCCTGGAGAATGCCACGCTGAGAGGGACGATCGATCTCAGCGTGGGATACGATAGCACGCTCTTCTTTTCCAACGGACTCAAGCTCAACAACGGGACGATCAAACTGGGGAGTTCGACCGGATCGCCCGGCGCTTTGGTTGCCGGCTTTTCGCCGGATCCCACGCATTTTCAACAGGCGCAGTCGCTCAACGGCACCGGCCAGGTCATCACCGGATCCAATCAATATAATGGGATCTATTTGCGCAATGGAGCGGAGCTGACGATCGGCGCGGGGATCACGATTTCCGGTCAGTCCGCTTACCTGGGCTCGAATTACGGTCCCGGGCAAGGGACGATCCACAACCATGGAACGATCCGCAACAGCCAGCCCAACGGGCTCTACCAGCTGTTTGGAAACTGGACCAATACCGGCACGATCACCGTGTCCGATCCCACCGCCACGTTGTGGCTGAATTATCAGACCCGCACCGCCGACATCGGGACGATCCTGCACACGGCAGGCTCGGTGAAGGTCGGCGGACAGATCGATAACGCCGGAAACACGTTGCTCCTGGACGATGAGCGCGGAGTTTGGCTCTTCACATCCGGCGATTTCAATGAAGCTCCCACCGGAAGACTTTTTGGAGGCGTGATTCGCACCTCTGGTTCCGGACAGTTTCTGCTCAAGAACTATACGTTTCAGGGAGTCACGGTGCCGAGCGGCGTGACGCTCTATGGAGCGTACGAGAGCGATCCGGCACTCCCTCGCTCAGTCCTCGATGGAGTGACCCTGAACGGTACGCTCGATCTGCAATGGCGCAGCCTCTCCATGGTGTACCGCAATGGGCTGACCCTCAATGGCGGCACCATCCTGCTCGGAAGCACATCCGGCAGCACGGCGTCATCTCTCTACGGGGATTACGGCAATACGCAAACCCTGGGTGGAACAGGAACGATTGCCTTTGGAGGATACATCCATAACGACGGGATCGGAAATAACGTCGTCGGCGTCAACACGGGCGGGCATGTCACGCTGGGGCCTAACCTGACGCTCCGCGGAAAGTCGGTAACGGTTGGAGGAACGACGCGTGGCTTTAGCAGCGTCAATAACTCGATGATCAACCGCGCCCGCATCACCGGAGACGTGGACTACGGGGCGATCACATTGATCGGCAACCTCATGAATGAGGGGACGGTCACACTCGCAGCGGATTCCACGCTGAATCTCAATCAGACGACGACCACGGCAGGGCTCGGGATGATCGATCATCAGCGGGGAACCGTTAATTTCAACGGCCTTCTCGACAACTCCGACCAATTGCTGCTGCTGGATAGCAAGCGGGGTCTCTGGAACTTCGTGACGGGCATTGTGACCGGGGGCACAATTGTGACCTCCGGAGGGGGCGGCATCATCTTCGTGCAGTCCACGTTCAAAGACCTGGTGATTGCCGCCGGGGTGAATGTCATCGCTTCCTATTCCGCCGGGACGCTGGACAACGTCACCCTGGCTGGAACCATCGACTTGACGGGCGTTCCCAGTGAGTCCAGGAATCTCCGTTTTCAGAACACGCTCCGGCTGGCGGGTGGAGTGGTCAAAATTGGAAATGCCTCAGGGTCGTCGTTTGCCAGCTTCGTCGCCGTCGGGGCCACGGCGGCCGTGGTGGGGAACGGAGAAATCCTTCTCGGCGGCAACGCCAACAATGGATTTGGAAGCGGAGATTACTTCAACACGCTGACCATCGGTCCTGGCGTGCTGATTCATGGCCAGAGCGGCCAAATCGGAAATCGCACCGGGACCGGAGTGCAGACGACATTGATCAACCAGGGGACGATTCAGGCGGACGTTGCCAGTGGAACGCTCAACATCTACGGAGGCTTCCAGAATTCCGGGACGGTGAGGGCCACCAACGGTGGGACCGTCTACGACCAGACCCAACAATCTCCGAATAACGTGTTTGGCAATTTCGATTATGGCACTGGCACGCTCACGGGGGGGACATGGCAAGTCGATGACAACAGCATCCTGCGTTTACTCCCGATTGAGATCGTCACTCTGGCGGCGAACGTGATTCTCGACGGCCCCGGCGCCCGGTTTTACAGCGACAACGCCACCAAGGAGGCCCTCGCTGGCCTCACAACAATTGCTCCGGCCGGAAGCCTGACAATTCGCAATGGACGCAACTTCACCACGTCGTCCGCGCTTTCGAATTCCGGGACACTGTCAGTTGGAGCGGGGAGCACCCTGACCGTTTCGGGGGCCTATTCCCAGGAAACAGCCTCCATCTCCACGACGGTGAACGGCACGCTGATATCGACGACAAATTCCGTGGCCTTGAAAGGCGGCGTCCTGCGCGGGTCCGGAACCGTCGTGGGCGACGTCACGAATCAGGCCACAGTCGCCCCGGGAGATCCCGTCGGGGCCTTGTCGATTACGGGAAACTATGTCCAGAAAGGGACTGGAACTCTGGCGATCGAGCTGAACGGCACGGCGGCGGGAACTCAATACGACCGTCTGCAGGTCTCCGGACAGGCATCGCTCAACGGGAATTACATGGTCACTCTCGCCGATGGCTATGGGCCAGTTTCCGGGCTGACCTACCTTCCCATCACCTACGGATCGAGAGTCGGCGGGTTCTCATCGACGAGCCTGCCCAGCTATGGCGGCTCCCCACTGCTCGCTTCTCAATATGAGGCCGCACAGAACAAATTGACGGCCTTGCAGTCGGCTCCGGACCTGGCGCTGGTGGGCGTCGTCATGCCGCAGATCCTGATTCCAGGGCAAGCCGCCTTGATCAATTACTCGGCTCAAAATGCAGGCACGACTCCCGCCTTGGGAAGCTGGACCGATCGATTCTATCTCTCGACAGATCAAGTCCTGGACGCCGACGATCTTTTGATCGGGTCCGCGACCCACGCCGGCGGGCTGTCGGTGGGAGCGTCCTACGCCAGCACCGCCGTCTTGCAGCTCCCGCAACTGGGCGGAAACTTTTATCTGCTGTCCCGTATTTCCGCCGACGCCCCTGATACCAACCGGGCGAACAATTTGAGTGCGTCCGCCAATCGCTTCCCACTGGGAATTGATACCCGCTCAATCATTCCCGGACAGCAACTGGTCGGAAGCATCGCAACTCCTGTCAGCATCGATCGCTGGACCTTTACCGGGACCGCGAACCAGCTGACCCGATTTGAACTTCTCAGACAGTCATCGCCCGGCAGCGTCGAATTCCGGCTGCTCGGCCCGAACGGCGAGGTGGTTTTCGATCGCACGATCGTCAGTTCCGAGGTCGTCACGCTGCCTGCCAACGGCGTCTACACGCTGGAAGCCCGGTCTTCTCTGGGAGGAACCGGCATCTACAAATTCCGCATGGCGATCCCCGATCAGACGGTGATCAATCTCGGGCAAACCTATAACGGCAACTTCTCCACTTTCGCTCAGTATTTCAAAGTGAATGTGACGGACGCCGGTCCCTTGCTGATCTCGTTCACAGACGGGACCGCGGGGGACGTCGTACAGATCTTCGGCAAGTATGGTTCGCTGCCAGAACCCCGGGCCTTCGATGTCCGGAATTCGACGATTGGCAGCAATCATCAGGTCCTCGTCCCGCTGGCCCCTCCTGGAACCTATTACATCCTGGTCAACGGGGTGAAAGCGAATCCCGGCAGTACCTTCACCCTCAAGGTTACTTCCCCCGCGCTCGCGGTCACGGCGTCCGCTCCCAGGGCCTATGGAGTAGGAACCGGCCTGGCCACGCTGGTTTTCAATGGCGTCGGTTTCGTATCTGGCACCCAGGCGGAGCTCGTGCGCCAGTCGAACGGCGCCGTGATTGCCGCGGTGAACGCCTGGGTCGATTCGTCGAGCAAGATCACCTCGCAGTTCAATCTGAGTTCGGCGTCCGTTGGCACCTACAACGTCCGGATCACACTGCCTGACGGTACGATCAGTACTCTGCCCGGGGCGTTTCAAATCACTGCAACCGGCGGCGTGCTGCAAACCGACCTGATCACACCCGATGTTCTCGGTCGCCACCAGCCAGCGACGTTGTATGTCCTCTATCAGAATACCGGTGTGGCGGCGATGCCCGCACCACTGGTGGTGCTGCGCTCCGGCGATCCGGACGACAGCGATCGGCCGCTGCTTACGCTCGACAAAAACCTCTTGGGAGTCGGGCTGTGGACTTCCGCAATTCCAAAAGGCTTCGATCATGCGGTGCAGATCTTGGCGTCTGGAGCAATCCCTGGAATATTGCAACCGGGTGAGTCCGCCAGAATTCCCGTCTACTACGCGGGCCTGCAACAACCCTGGGACTTTACCGACGGAGAAATCGAATTTGCGATCAACACGTTTGACCAGCAGGATAGCGCCCCGCTGGACCTGTCGAACGTCCGTCCCGACTGGATTCCGGAGGATGCCTGGGTCGGAATATTGGCAAACCTGCAGGCCCAATTGGGGACGACGTGGGGAACCTACCTGCAGGCCGTCAATCAGGACGCCGTCTACCTGAGCCGGTTCGGCCAGAACGTCCACGATCTCCATGAGCTCTATCAGTTTGAACTCAATAAGGCGATCGGCCTCTCGCCGCTGGGATCGCTGGCAACAGCGGTCGATGCGTCCGCTCCTTCCGCGGGATTGACGCTGTCCTTCGGTCGAACGTTCGGCAATACCATCACCTCGCGTTATCACGAGGGGATCTTCGGCCGCGGCTGGGATGCGGATTGGCAATTCTCACTGGAACAACTGCCGGATGGCACGGTGATCGTCCATGAATCCTCTGACTCTGCTCGCTCTTTCCAGCCGGACAGCCGCCGCGCTGGTGCGTACTTCAGTCAGACCGGTGATGCGGGCGTGTTGAAAGCCGTGGGCGGCGGCTTCGAGTTGACGGAAACCAGCGGGCTGAAAACCCGCTACAACTCGGCCGGGCAGCTGGAATACATCCAGGATATCAACGGCAATCGAATCACGGCCGGCTACGCCGGCAGTCAACTGACCAGCCTGACGAGTTCCTCCGGCGGGGCCCTGACAATTGCCTACAACGCCGCCGGGCACGTCAGTCAGATTTCTGATTCCGCAGGCCATGTGACTACCTATTCGTATGACCCGACGAACACTTTGCTGCTGAGCGTCACGAGCCCCGCCGGAACGGTCAATTACACCTACAGCACCGGTCAGGGAGCTCCGTGCGAATACGCCCTCACGTCCGTCACTAGTCCGCTAGGGCTAGTGCAACACTTTGAATATGATCCGCAAGGACGTCTGACGACCGCGTACCTGAACAATCATCTGCAGCAGGTCACGTTCAACTACGATGGTCTCGGCAAGATCACGACCACAGATTCCACCGGTGCCGCTGGGGCTGTCTACTTTGACGCCGAGGGGTTACTGGTCCGTAGTGACGATGCCGCAGGTCGATTTGTCCTGTACGAGTACAACGACGCCCGGCAATTGATCAAATCGACCGATGACCTCGGGCGCAGCACGACCTACACGCGCTGCGATTGCGGCCGCCCAAAAACGATTACCGACGTCTACGGTAGGACAATCCTCACGTTCGCCCTCGGCGGCCCGAACAACGCGCCTACGGCGTTCACAGACGCCAACGGGAACGTCACTCGCTATGGGTTCGATGCGGCCGGCAATCCGACGTCAACGACGTACCCAGACGGGACCGTCGAACGGGCCACTTACGATGCGGATGGCAACATTGAAACCACCGTCAATCGACGCGGGCAATTGACGAGCTACGAGGTCAACGCCGCGGGCCAGACGACTCATGAAGGCTGGTCGAGCGGGTACTTTCAGGATTTCACATACAACGCACGGGGCCTGCTGGCGACGGCGACAGACCCCGCGGGGACGACCACGCTGACTTACGACGCTTCGGACCGGTTGACACGGATCGATTATCCCGGCAGTCGCTGGGTGACCTACGCGTATAACCAGGATGGCCGGCGGACGCAGATCGCCGACAGCAGTGGTTTCGCCACCAATTACGTCTACGACGCGATTGGACAGTTGGCGGAAATTCGGGATGCCGCGAACGCACTGGTCGTTGAGTACACCTATGACAACAGCGGGCGTCTCACCCGGGAAGACAAGGCGAACGGAACCTTCGCGGTCTACGGCTATGACGCCGCCGGTCGGCAGACGAGCGTTTTCAATTACAATCCCGGCGGCGCGGTGAATTCCAAGTTTGTTTACACCTACGATTCCGCCGGACGGAGGAGCACCCAAACGACGCGCGACGGCGTCTGGACCTACACCTATGACCTGAGCGACCAACTGACTCGGGCCGTCTTTGCTTCCAGCAATCCCGCGAAAATCCCGAACCAGGATTTGAGCTATACTTATGACGCGCTCGGCAATCGGTTGACGACCTCGGCGAATGGCGTGACGACCGGGTACGTCGGTAACAACATGAATCAGTACACCTCTGCGGGGACCACGACCTATACCTACGATGCCGACGGCAACCTGAGGCAGGAAAATGGTCCGGATGGGCTGAAGATCTACACCTATGACGAGGCCAATCGGCTGGTCCTGGTGCAGGAGGGCGGACACGTCTGGCAATACGAATACGATGTGCTCGGCAACCGGTCCGCGGTGATCTACGATGGCGTCAGGACGGATTACCTGGTCGATCCCACGGCGCTGGGAAATGTCCTCGGCGAGTACAATGCCGCCGGCGTTCGCACCGTGGGTTATGTTCAGGGCTTCGGGCTCGAGGCGATGTCCACGTCCGCGGGAATGCGGTTCTACGACTTTGACGCCACCGGCTCCACCGCCGGCATCAGCCAGGCCAACGGCAGCTACGCGCGGTCGTATTCCTACGACCCATTCGGCAATTCACTGTATACGTCCGGAACGCTCGCCAACCGGTTCACATTCGTCGGCCAGGCGGGAGTGATGGACGACGGCAACGGATTGTACTCCATGCGGGCCCGGTCCTACTCCCCGGAACAGGGGCGATTCACGAGTCAGGATCCGATCGGGATCTCAGGCGGCTTAAACCTTTACGCGTATGTTCAGAACAACCCCATCAGCTTGATCGATCCGGTGGGGCTCTCGCCGCTGACGTCCAAGCCCCTCTGTGAACAGATCTTTGTCGATTTATTCGATTACATGTTAATCAGTAATAGTGCAGTACTTGGAGGCCTGACGGGATCTATTGGATTCCTCGCCGTTTGGGGGGCAACTTCTGCTGGCATCGTCTATGCTTCGGCGGACACTCTAGCAGCATTTTCCCTTGGCTTTTTTGGTGCTACGACCTCGGGCGCAGCTGCATGCGTTGGCCATTTCTTAATCAATGATCCTTATCGGACGGAGAAATTTCCCAGGCCGCTCCCCAATCTTGACGACTTGGTGCGGCTGCGGACGGTGCAGGGCCTAGACCCTAATGAAAAGTTCGGCGCCGCAGGCTATGGTCCGCACGCGTATCTCAAGGGGGACGCCACAATCCCCTACCGGATCAACTTTGAAAACCTCGGTCCTGGCAGTGATCCGGTTCCCACAACCCCCGCCTCTGCGCCGGCTCAGCGCGTCGAAGTCACCGACCCCCTGTCCCCCAAGCTCGACTGGAGCACGCTGCAGTTCACGGAATTCGGCTTCGGAGACATCGTCGTCCAAGTTCCCGCTGGTCTGCAGTATTATTTCACGACCGTCGGGATGACGTACAACGACAAATTCTTCAACGTGGAAGTGGAACTCAGCTTCGAACGGACAACTGGCATCGTGAAGGTGGTCTTCCAATCAGTCGATCCGGCGACGGAGTTGCCGCCGGAAGTGCTGACAGGGTTCCTCCCGCCGGAAGATGGAACGGGAATCGGTAAGGGGCATGTTCTTTTCAGCATTCAGCCGCTGGCGGGGCTTCCCTCGGGAACCGAGCTGCGGAACGTGGCCTACATCAGTTTCGACGGCCAGTACGTCATTCCCACGAACCAGATCAATCCGCAAGATCCAGCCTCCGGTACTGACCCTGCCAAGGAGGCACTGAACACCATCGACTCTCGTCCTGCGACGAGCGCCGTCAACAGCTTGCCAGCGAAGACGTCGTTGACCAGTTTTTCTGTCAGCTGGGCTGGAACAGATGAGGCCCACGGGTCCGGCCTGGCAGCGTACGACATCTTCGTCTCGGACAATGGCGGCGCTTATGTCCTCTGGCAGGATGACGTCTCGACGCTATCAGCCACTTTCGAAGGGATCGAGGGGCACACTTACCGGTTTTACAGCATTGCCAGTGACAACGTCGGCCATCTCGAAGCGGCGCCGGCAACGCCAGATGCGGTCACTTCCGTTCACGCCAACCAGGCGCCGATCTTGGGAGGCATCAGCGGGACAGGGAATTACACGGAAAACGCTGCCGGAACGATCTTGGCTCCGCTCGGCACCGTAATGGATGTGGATTCCCCGGACTTCAATAGCGGCAAACTAACAATCACAATCACCGCCAACGCCCAGGGGACTGATGTCCTGTCCGTCAGGAATGTGGGAGTTGCCGCCGGCCAGATCGGCGTGAACGGAATGAACGTCACTTATGGCGGAGTGGTCATCGGCACATACAGCGGCGGAACCAACAAGATCGGCCTGTCGATCAATCTCAATGCCAATGCGTCGCCGGGGGCCGCCCAGGCGCTGCTGCGGGCGATCACCTTCAGCTGCACGTCCGAGAATCCGGCCCCGTTGCCGCGGACCGTCCGGTTCCTGCTCAATGACGGCGACGGCGGCATCAGCACGCCGGTCACGAAGACCGTCAACGTCACCCCTGTGAACGACGCGCCCGTCGTGGGAGGAGTCTCCGGCAGCGTGCACTTCGATGGATCATCCCCCGTGCTCTTGGCAAGCGATGCGACCGTCAGCGACGTCGACTCCGCCGACGTTGCGAACGGCAAAATGACGATTGGGCTGACAGTCAATGCGGAGGGGAGCGACGTGCTCTCGATCCGCAATCAAGGGACTGGCGCTGGAAAAATCGGAGTGAGCGGGACGAACGTCACCTATGGGGGTGTCGTCATCGGCACTTTCAACGGGGGAACGAACAATGTCGCGCTCGTCATTACCTTCAACGCCAGCGCCACACCGACCGCAGCGCAGGCCTTGCTGCGAAATGTCCGGTTCGGCAGTTCGGTATCGACTCGTTCTGCAGCACCGCGAACGGTCCGCGTACTCATCAGCGATGGTGATGGCGGCGCCAGCACCGCGGTGACGAAGACGGTCACCGTGGACCCGGGCAACGCTCCGCCCGTGATCGGAGCATTTGATGCGGCGATCACTTACAATAGGAACGCCGCTCCCGTCCGACTGGATACGAATGCCACCGTCACGGACGCCGACTCGGCAGACCTGTCGGGTGGGAAACTCCTCGTTTCAATCACCGCCAACAAGCAGTCGACCGATGTCCTGTCGATTCTGACTTTCGGCGCGGGCCAAACACAGGTCACGACCAGCAACACAAATGTTCTGGTTGGCGGAGGGATCATCGGGACATTCAAAGGCGGGACCAAGAATGTGGCGCTTGTGGTCACCCTGAACAGCAGCGCCACTCCGGCGAAGATCCAGCTCCTGCTGCGGGCGATTGCTTTCAGCAGCACTACCGAGAATCCATCCATATCGCCGCGAACTGTCAGCGTAACTCTCAGTGATGGAGACGGCGGAACCTGCTCTGCCGTTTCAAAAATCATCGATGTCGAAGCGAATTGA
- a CDS encoding tyrosine-type recombinase/integrase has product MPTTLKRATELYVHAKNLSAGTRAEYLVTLRKWGRWSGRTPIERLSRAHIREFLDHMHEQAVAEGGRNPGRTANKVRENLRAVLSWAWEQDFIESLPQFPRPKPQRDVSGRHYLTKSELNALYFATYSMKSPKGWREAVPVGRYWRCALVLFFNYGFDTGTIWRVVPANEPILWRHVTWDALPTDGQAKERCRWGWIYYRRVKTGKAFYRPMNQAVHAHLKSIMPQQPDPNRPVLQGGGVRPNARFQELCRLARTQSKIDVETGEQRPWHLKDLRKTCATYYDAHMPESSIEILGHSVSGVTYKHYAHRDPLAFKAIMTIPQPASFMGLQHGFDGQCPCCRRVFQENS; this is encoded by the coding sequence ATGCCGACGACTTTAAAGAGAGCGACCGAGCTTTATGTCCACGCGAAGAACCTTTCTGCTGGAACCAGGGCTGAGTATCTCGTCACACTCCGAAAATGGGGTCGATGGAGTGGGCGAACCCCGATCGAACGGCTCTCGCGCGCTCACATCCGCGAGTTTCTGGACCACATGCATGAGCAGGCCGTGGCGGAAGGAGGACGTAATCCGGGACGAACTGCAAATAAGGTCCGTGAAAATCTGCGAGCCGTTCTCTCGTGGGCCTGGGAGCAGGACTTCATTGAGTCACTGCCCCAGTTTCCCCGGCCCAAGCCGCAAAGAGATGTCTCTGGACGGCATTACCTGACCAAGAGCGAACTGAACGCTCTGTACTTTGCGACCTATTCAATGAAGTCTCCCAAAGGATGGCGAGAGGCTGTCCCCGTCGGTCGCTACTGGAGATGTGCTCTTGTGCTGTTCTTCAACTACGGATTCGACACGGGAACAATTTGGAGAGTTGTTCCCGCGAATGAGCCGATTCTGTGGCGTCATGTGACGTGGGACGCTCTTCCGACTGATGGTCAGGCAAAAGAGCGATGCCGGTGGGGCTGGATCTATTATCGCCGAGTCAAAACTGGAAAAGCGTTCTATCGGCCGATGAATCAGGCCGTCCATGCTCACTTGAAGAGCATCATGCCGCAGCAGCCTGATCCCAACCGCCCTGTGTTGCAGGGAGGCGGCGTGAGGCCAAACGCCCGTTTTCAGGAGCTTTGCAGGCTCGCTAGAACTCAATCTAAGATCGACGTGGAAACGGGCGAGCAGAGACCTTGGCATCTGAAAGACCTGCGGAAAACCTGTGCCACCTACTATGACGCACACATGCCAGAATCATCGATTGAAATCCTTGGACATTCCGTCTCCGGCGTGACGTACAAGCACTATGCACATCGTGATCCTCTCGCATTCAAAGCAATCATGACAATTCCGCAGCCAGCCTCATTCATGGGACTGCAGCATGGATTTGATGGCCAATGTCCGTGCTGTCGGAGGGTATTTCAGGAGAACTCCTGA